The genomic segment TGTGACCATATTCCTTAACTGTCCAGAGGAGCTGATGTAAGGCTGCTATTGCATCTATGCACTCTTTAAAAACATCTTGACAAAAGTTGCCCATCACCAAAGTACTTGAAATGTAATTGGATCATTTGCCCCCTAAATGTCAGTTTATATAGCCCTTGTTTAAAAGGCATCTCTGAGGTGTAATTTAATCAGCACAAACAAAATCTTTCAGTGGGATTGCCTCAACAGCATTCAACTGTTTTTATTCACTGATGCTCCTCTTATCTTTTAACAGCTGTGTAATGTCTCaataaagtggtttacaacattgctctcccttcctccaaatGGGGAGATCATGATGTCTCTTAGCTGGCTATTGAGGGCAGACTTACCTGGTATGTTTCTGCATTTAAGGCCTTCCAGAAAAATTACGGCCAATCTAGATAGGATTGCTACCTTTTCCACAAAAGATTGTGTCTTTAACTTCCACACAAAGACCTGGAAATCCATAGGTGAAAGCTACATGAATATGATGTGGGAAATGCTGTTTTGCTGATAGAACCTTTGTGTAGCAAACTGAAATCTTCGAAAatcttaataataaaaataacttttCCTAAAATGCACTTAACTTTGACCCAACTTATTAATAAAACGTGGATTCTGGGAACACAGTGATAAAGAGCCACTATTACCCCTTAACTAAGAGGTATTCTAAGAGTATTCACCAGAAGGCTCCACACTTGCCCTGAAacttattgggtgaccttggccatccTCCCCCAGACTGGTCTacttcacaagattgttgtgacaataaaatcaAGTAAAGGGGAATAATGTTGTAAGGGGGAAAACAGTGTTCTGAGCTTCTTGAGAGGAGGGTAGGGTAAGAATGTCCTATATATTCATTTCCTAAAACAGATTACTACCAAGGACAACAGTTTAGTTTTACAAGTACAGTAAAGATGCCATTATCTTTCAGACTTCTGAATGGCTGAATTGGCTCTTGAGCAATACTTATCTGATGGTTGGATTCTGGGATTGGCTCTCATACATCATGACAAGTAGTTTGTGATTTTATTCAAAAAAGAGCTGTTATTTTTATCGCCttcttttcactggccaaaggagtcccaaaatggcttacaaacacctttccattcaTCTTTTTGCAACAAATAACCTGTAAGATAtatgggactgagaaagctctgagagaactgtgacttgcccgaggccacccagcaggctgcatgtggaagagatgggaatcaaaccctgttctccagatagatacaaatgggtagccgtgttggtctgaagtagcacaataaaatcacagtccagtagcacctttaataccaagaaagatttattcagggcgtgagcttacaagtgcaagcactcttcatcatactatgatcttcttacatgacagggaatatatagcagatgacagtctgctgctcttaacccctacgcaGGTTCTTAAAGCTGAGTGAAACAGTTCACTGTCCCTGCTCCTGTTCCCCTCTTACAAGGTAGACATAAGTGGTGAACTGTCTCTTATGTAGGTggccaacagcctggagaaatACATTCTGTTCAAGGCTGAATGTAATGTTATTGGGCAGCTAATGCTGCTTACCTTCATGCCATGAAATTTCCAACTGCACAGTTCCACATGTTAAACTTCCATTAGAAGGATAGCACATTTTTCTCCAAGTCTGTTGACATGACTCCTATATTTTGTTTCCATGCCAGTTCAGTTACTATATTTCTGAGACACACTTGTCAGGCCAGGGAAAACAGTATTCATATTGGGCTGGTTCAATAGAAAAGTGATGTGCCTCGAACTGGGGGTGCTGTGGTTAGTGTGTTCTGAAAGTCCTCACTAGCAACAGTAAGTAGAATAATGTTACAGTCATGAACTATTAcattccagtgggtagctgtgttggtctgaaggagcacaacagaaatagagtccaatagcacctttaagaccaacaaagatgtattcagggtgtgagctttcatgcactcgaaagctcacaccttgaatacatctttgctggtcttaaaagtgccattggagtCATGAACCACATAGTCTAATCTCTGGATTCTTCTTCATACATCATAATTCTGTGTACCACAAAAGTAGTGGTGAACGTGACTATGGATACACTGACGGAAATAGGCTAACCACATGGCTGTTTTTCTTTCAGCACTGGAAACACCTGCCAacaacatacaaaaaaaaaatgtgttcacTAGAACTTCCTATAGCACTCAACTTCGGGAACACAAGTCTACTGGAAGCACGTCCTGTTGTGTTCATTGTGGTTTACTTCCATAAAAGGTTTCTTAAGACTGCAGCCCGAGTTCTGCATCCTTATGTTTAGGCCTCTGCACCTAAATTCAGAAGATGTTCTCTATCTACTTCAAGATGATTTGGGGTCCAGGATAAACTTGTAAGcgctctaatccagtggtccccaacctgcggtccgcggcccggtggcaggccgcaaaggccagggcgctgggccgcagttccctctccccgccccccccgcagtaaaaaacttcccgggccgcaagcttgcggcctgggaagcttcttactgcgggaggggggggagagggaatcagggccgcgcattgagcatgcgcggcaattttgcacatgcgcgaaagtgccacgaaTGCACAATTCTGGCCGCGCATGCATGctgcacgggcggggcagttgccctgccggtccccagctgaaaaaagggtggggaccactgctctaatctgTTTCTGGTCCAAGTTGAAAACTTTCTAAAAACTACCTGGAAAGAATGTTAACACATAGTCTTAAGCCCTCCTCACTCTAGTAAACTCATGCGGCATGATCTTACACACAAATATGTGtggatgccatccacacaacagccctgcagggtagatcatgatagagcgtttgtctggagcagtggaaaagagcaagatcgacatagtgggacaagaagcagaactgaaatgagacaCGCTGGcataaaaccaatttatatagaattatgaacaatggatcttcacgccattggtcagtttcaatttaatttctgtgaaagaacacttgcagaattttatggttgggggtcaacacaacatgaggaactgtattaaagggtcacggcattaggaaggttgagaaccactgaactaggaTTTTGGTGACCCAGATGAGTCTgcactctgccgtggaagcttgctggccaGTCAGCCTAGCAGTTCACAGAActgttttgaagataaaatggaggagaataatgtaagtgcCCTTGGGCCCTCACTGAGAAGAAACatgagatataaataaagtagCTTTAAAGTGTGCATAAGATTATAGCCATAGCTTGGTATTTTAGTAAAATGTACCCGTGTGGCCTTTGCTGGCAGACTCCAAACTCTGGGATTAAATCTAGTTCTTTGCCATTAAAATGAAAAAGGCCACATTCTCAGCACTCAGTCCCACTGAATTGGGGGAATTTGGCACAGGGATAGCCATATTGACCTGCTACTGAAGGATTGCCAGATCAAGGTTAGGAAACTGCAGCAAattaggggatggagcctgtgatGGTGAGGGTCGTCAGtgaataataattaatattatttattattatgtattatatttctAGCCGCCACTGCCAATAAAGCTCGTCGAGTCCACGTTCCtgagcatccactttctccaaggaCCTGATccgtgttgcctggagatgagctgtaattccagggaatccccggCCCCACGTGGAGGCCCGCATCTCTACTTCCGGCTCCGCCACCAGAGGGACCCGGACTGGGGCCACGCAAGGGCCGCCTCCGGCCAATCAGGCCCGTCCGAATCCAAGGGCCGCCGGCTCCCATTGGCCACGCCCGGCGCGGGCCCCGCATAAATGCCGCCTGCCCGGCCTGGCCCCCCCAAGCGCTTCCCCCACCGGACTCGCTCTTTCTTTCGGCCTTCGCCTCGCCCGCTCTTCCCACCGAGGATGGACGCCGCCCGCAGCACCCGCCCCCGCACCGCCCCCGCCGCcagcaatagcagcagcagcagcagcagcagccgcccagCCTCGGCGAGGCCCCAGCGCGACTCCGCTTTCTGGCAGCTCCTGGCGCTGCTGGCCGAGGAGCCGGACCTgcgctggctgggctgggtgctTCGCCAGAGGCAAGAGCGCGCCGCACACGCCGAAAGCACGCCGCCACCGACGCCGCGCAGCCGCACTCGCCCCGACTTTGCCGCCACTTTCcgcgaggaggaggagcaggaggaagaggaggaggacctCGCCGACCAGGCGGAAGCGCCACCTGCCGGAGGAGCCGCGGAAGAACAACACCGCCCCGGGAATGGTGAGCTCCGGGGACACGTCGGGCGGGGGGGGATGGATTTCTGCGCACGCGCAGAAGGGCGGGGAGCCTCCGCGTGCGAGAAACGCCGCGCTCGACGGGGCTGCCCGCCGGTCTCCGCGGGACTCCTCCTCcaaggggggcggcggcggcattGGGCGTCCATGCAAGGTCAGCCCTCGCACGTGGGTTTGCCATGTCGAGCTGGCTTCGCCGCCCTCTCTCCCGCCTGGAGGGAAGCCTCGCTGTCTCCGCCTGCGCAAGCGGCCGCGGGAAGTCCATCAAAGACTCTCCAGGTGGgtcgccgtattggtctgaaggagcacaacgaAATGTTGcgcccggtggcacctttaagaccgtgGACTTATTCAAGGCGGGGGCTTTCCTGCGCAGGCACTGAGCAAGTGTGCCTGCCCAccgaagctcacgccttgaattgcttgttggtttgtttattaattaaatttctataccgcccttccataagaCTTGGGGCCGTTTACGTAAAAAGGGTATACCTCGAAATCTAGTACATCttccctggtcttaaaggtgcccctggactcaaaagttGTTCCTCTGTCTTTTGGAGAGTCTTCTGAGCCCCCCAGAATTCCGTCTGGTCCTTGTTTAGAATTACTTCCCCCACCATCCTATGCAGGGGTACTCCAGTCTAAGGCCATTGATGTCAATGGGCTGAGACCTGAGTCACTGCCCTGTGTGTGATTCTGCAGCCTGCTGGATTTCACAGTCACCTCAATGAGTTTTGTTGGGTTGATCCTTTAGCCCATTCTCCTGCTTGCAGCCCATTGCTGATCATCCGTTTCTTTCTCTTGTTCCAGATTGCCCTCTTTGTAGAAGACAAGCCAAGCGCCATTTTGGTTCTTGGCCCCTGGAAGCACTGAAAACAGTGGAGCGTTCAGGTCACCCCAGAATTTGGAGAATGCACAAAATGAGCCTGAGCAAATTTCTTGCTTTCCGAGAGGGGTCAGGGTGGCCGTCTGCCTGGCCTCTTCCAAGAGAACAGATCCGGGacttcttgacagctctggattcCCAGCGGCTGCCTTCACCTAATATAATTGCATACCTCACAGGACTGTCGTACATCTCCCGGATGTTGCATTTTCCTGACCCCCTTCAAGATTTCCTCATTCCTCGCCTGGTGATTGGCTTGCACAGACGGGGCGACATTCAAACAAAAGGGTGGACACCCCTCTCCCTGGACATGCTGCATGGCCTCCTGGAAGCAATCAACAGTGTATGCGCCACTTTGTATGACCGCGTCTTGTTCCAGGCCATGTTTCTTTTAGCGTGGTTTGCAGCGCTGAGGCCGGAGGAGATGGTGACTGAAAATCAGACTTCCTTGGATCCAGCACTGCTGCGCCTCAATGACTTTGCGTTCTTAGAAGACTCCTTTCGCATTCAGTTGCGTATTTTGGGCATTGGCCCAGAAAGATTTGTGTTCCGCTTGGGTCGGGGAAAGCAGTCGTTGCCCTGTGTTGTTGTGGCTGTTTCCAAATACTTGGAGGCAAGACCATGCATTCCACGACCTTTCTTCATTCATGGCAATGGGGAGCCTGTGACGAAGGGACAGTTCTTGGCAGTTTTTCATCCTGCTCTGACTCTTGTTGGTCTTCTTCCACAGCACTTCAGCCTAAACTCTTTTTGGGTCGGGGCTCTGGTAACCGCAGCAAAGAATAGATTGCCCGAGCGACTGCTGGTGCGTCTGGCAAGGTGCCCAGACAGACGTAATCCACAATGATAAATTCCAGAGAGTTCATAATGATGTACTTTTGCTGGCAGAAGGCCATTTTCTAgagatattttgttttatttgtcttgactttcctgttttgatACTTTTGAGTATGGCCTGTGTCTGATGTTGCCATTTTTATAGGAAGTGAATAGATCTGATCTTTCTGCAATGTACAATTTCCTATGTTATAGCAGTTGGTGATTTTAGAGAAAGAGATGTAAACAAAGTGTTCTGTAAAGATTCGCTGGCATTTACATTAAAGGCTAGTCAAATCAGTGCATTGAAAACTGTTTAATATTCTTTACAAGTagaacaaagtccagtggcacctttgaggccCAACACAAGAtatataagctttggtgtgtaAGCACACTACTTCAGATATCTTCACAGAAccttttgttttcaataaaactTACTTGGTCTCAAAGGGAtcactggactcgaactttgttctgctacttcagaccaacacggtgatcCACCTGTTTCCTTTTCAAGTGTTAAGGTGTGTCAGGCTTAATTGAAAGCTAATTTAGTTTGGCTTTTTTTTATTGGGGAGGATACTCCTAATAAATCTTAAGGGCTTTTTTGATAATAATGTTTTGTATGATATGTAGTCATATTTTGTTGCACTCACTATCTTTGTCATCTAGGAAACTCCTAATAAAGTTTTTTTACAAAATACAAAGTTTCTCTGAAACTAATGTGTTTGTGAATATAGTACACCTCCTTTTACAGAAATGCTCTCACTGACAGTGCATTCATGTTTATGAGGAGTAAAGACTTTCAAAACAGAACTCTTTCTCACTCTGGCCCGCTTCTATAAAATGACCTGCTAAAGGTGCCTCATTTCTCTAGGTCCTGATATTACTCCATGTAATAATGGAACAGGTACACCATATTAATTAGCTACTGAAACGACGCAAGACCTTTTAAAACTTATTTCTTTAGTCTCCCAGATGAAGGGACAAACACTACATCCTGCACATTTAAAGCTATCACTAACACCATCTTACATAGGAGTACCACTAACATCAGCTTGCTGTGACATTTTTGAAACACAGGCATCAAGACAAAGAAGATGACATTGCCTCTCTAGCATGGCtccggtctcccatccaaataataaccagtgcgtagcttctgagatctgatgagatggagcTAGCCCGGGCAATCCAAGTCACAGATAATAAACATGCAAATAAGAATAGTGGGTGTATTGGTGGCATCTTGGAaacagcctccggggagggctgtatataaatataataaataatatgctCACACTAAGGGCCATTTTCTACTCTGATATGTATTTTGATCTTTATTCTTGCTTCCCCAAGCAAGTGACTTCCATCCTTTTCTGCTGAAGCCTCTTTCATCCTGAACACTCCTTAGAAATTTGCCCTGTAACAGTCTGTCCTGCTCTTGTTAGTAAACCAATTACTCTTACTTAAGAACTGCTAAATTTATCTGCTAAATTTGAATATCAGCTGTTCAGAGAGGTAGATGGAAGGGCTGCTGCTGCCGCAAACATAATTAACCATATAAAAATTACCATACTTTCTTAAAGATTTTGATTTTATCTTCCCTTTCGTCTCATCCGTGAGGCCTCAGTTTAAAACAGTAACATTACACgaatgtaaataaattaaaaacctgAACTAAAATACATCCATAAAAACTGAGTCCATTAGGGATGATTTTAGGCTGTTGGAAAGACAGGATTGTATGGAGTGAAACATGTTCAAATTGTATCCTTGTTCACATGGACAGGAATGCAGAGCCCTTTGTAATGTGGATCTCTTTTACTTCCCCTTCAACAACTAGAAGTGAAATCTCATCTCTAAGTCCTGGACCTACCATAGTCACCAGATAGATATATTCAGTTTCTTAGATAGCAACAAACTCCACTGAAGACGTGGACTGTGAGAGCCATGACATGATCACTTACGGCTGCTGCTCAGTCTTATTCAGACatcaaaaaggtaaaggtatcccctgtgcaagcactgagtcatgtctgacccttggggtgacgccctctagagttttcatggcagactcaatacgcggtggtttgccagtgccttccccagtcattaccgtttacccctcagcaagctgggtactcattttacggacctcggaaggatggaaggctgagtcaaccttgagccggctgctgggattgaactcccaacctcataggcagtttcagacagcatgtcgctgccttaccactctgcaacacaagaggctctttattcaaACATTAGGTACATCCTTATTTTGAAAAGGAAATCATCTTTCTGCATGTTTAACCTCTTtccatgcattttaattttttttctggccCCTAATCATGGCTGCTGAATGGGAGGG from the Paroedura picta isolate Pp20150507F chromosome 10, Ppicta_v3.0, whole genome shotgun sequence genome contains:
- the LOC143819411 gene encoding uncharacterized protein LOC143819411 — its product is MSSWLRRPLSRLEGSLAVSACASGRGKSIKDSPDCPLCRRQAKRHFGSWPLEALKTVERSGHPRIWRMHKMSLSKFLAFREGSGWPSAWPLPREQIRDFLTALDSQRLPSPNIIAYLTGLSYISRMLHFPDPLQDFLIPRLVIGLHRRGDIQTKGWTPLSLDMLHGLLEAINSVCATLYDRVLFQAMFLLAWFAALRPEEMVTENQTSLDPALLRLNDFAFLEDSFRIQLRILGIGPERFVFRLGRGKQSLPCVVVAVSKYLEARPCIPRPFFIHGNGEPVTKGQFLAVFHPALTLVGLLPQHFSLNSFWVGALVTAAKNRLPERLLVRLARCPDRRNPQ